aGTGGTCTATGTATTTCCGTGCAAAATTTGTGAATACACGTCGAATGAATGTTTTCCGCCGGCAAGCACGCATCGCTGTTGAATCCGTAAATACTAAAAAGAGCGAATAGAGATAtacaatttacttttatagatcaaataaattttttaaataaaataaatggacGTAAATCCATTAAATCGTAATCTCATTTCTCGAATAATCCGCGTGAAGCTGCGTTAATGAGAAATTAAAGTCTATCTAATCTTGATAGAACGAAGTGAATTCGATGCGGTGATCGCGAATTTTAAGCgacatcgtactattaaatttacatgaaTCGCCAGTCGATGCGATTCGCCGCGCCCGTCGAAATGTGACGGCAAATCCGTCACGTACCACCATCACCCTCAATGCGCGGCTTACGTTAACATCGTATACTaacaaaatgtcaaattaGAGGAGCGTTTACGTGTCGCGCCGGCTAATGGTTTCCCGACGAGCACGAAATAAAACGTCGCACGAGATAATTCGACAGCCGTGAACGCACGTGGCCGCATCGTTAAGAAACACGTCATGTATATACCTgcgatgagagagagagagagtgaagCAGTTTACATGGCTCTGCCCTTGCATTTACATAACGCGCTGATAGGCTCGACGCGCAACGACATCGTGTGCACGGGAAAAGACGATACATCATAATTCTGGGATGGCTGAAGATCGAATCAATCATTTCGTTCGCGCGGGCGCGCGTGTATGAAGGCAAAATAGCATACATATACGCGTATACTTCGTTGAGCATACACTGTCTCACGCAGCATACTGAAGTAGATGACAGTAATAATTCATCGAGGGCAGATTACAAACTATATCATTGCCAttactatttgataaaatCTTTTACTGCGCATATTTGTGCGAATTAAACTATCAAACTACAGGTTTTCACGAAAATTTCAGGAGAAAGAGAGCAAACGTGCGGAACGCGTTCCCTTGAAAATAATGTACGTGAGCCGATAAAGCATAACGAGGCATACCCTAATCGGCTCCCCTTCAATTTTTCAATCCCCGTTTTACGTTTCGCGACGCGTTTTCCACCCGAGAGCGCACGAAAAAAATCCACAAAGCGAACTCGAAATTGCCTTGCCGGAAGTTTCGAGTGAATCATATATATGCGTGCAAAACATTTGTACTTTCTGtactcaaataaaaaatatattacacatataacgtgtgtaatacatttttacaaatgtatataaaacggTGGATATATTAcagttacaatataaattacatgtaaaaatttttattttttaaatgtaattactgaaatcaatttttgtaattttacctGTATAAAAAGGATGGATAAATAGAAAAGCGTAATGCCATATTCAATGTATcacagtattataaaagaaaatctttaGCATAGTTAATTTTACACAACACATCTAATTAATATCccaatttcaaaataactcCGCACGATGTGTCTGgattaaatgtgaataaattattgagtGGAGCGTGTTTCTGCGACGCCGCTTTGATTATTTCCTGTGCCATGACACCACCGATGACAGAACAAGCTGGACTGAGTTGTGCATACAAATCGCTCCTATAGttacaaaaacatatatattacaaaacatatttttttttaggatttaTGCGCCAAAGCTATTATACGTACTCCACTAAATGATCTATTTTATCGCCTAgttcgtattttttaataatagcaGCAGCttcatttttcaagttttcaCAACCTCTTTCACTAGGCAATGGATCTTCACCATATTTTTCACGATAATTCAAcagtactattaaaaaaattattatttagaatatattaactaaagttttactttaaaaCATTCTTAAAAACGTACTCAGCATCATATAGTAGATTTCTTCCTCCCTAACTAAAGATGTTTTCGGAGCATTTAGGATAAACTCAAATGGTACAAAAGTGTCTGTGCACTTCTTATTAACTATTATGGTTTCGATCTTTTCTTTACCTATAGAATCACCACCTTCTGGTACTGTCACTTTATTCGTTTTTGGCACATCCCTAAAAGATTTCCCaagattcttttttataaagcattttttacatttttacaaatgtttttttctactttatagGTTTCAAAGTAGTAGAATGACTTAACCAACACcactttaatgtaaaaaatcttattaattttaaactagtaattttgataacaaaaactgcattaaacttaaattagcATCTAAATTGAGAATTCACTCACAGTCTAGGGTTAATATATGCAAATTAAGTTCATAAATGTAAGTATGTATACATACTCTACGTATTCATGTTCCTGTAAATCTATGAACACATAACCAAGCGCCCCCCATACATCCCCAGCAAAGAATTTGACTTTTTGATTTCTGCATGCTCGATTGATTCTCTTCAGCTGTGTGATGGTACAGTGCATAGCACATACTATATCAAACTGTCCAAAATATTCATCAGGCTTTTCATCGACCTTATCCGAGTCTGCGCTAATGTTAACCATAGGATTCAAGTTTTGTGCTCGTTCCAACGATGCTTCAGCTTTCTGCgagtacaaaattatttcagcacacatttttatttgtatagtaAGATAGTATAATCTGTTTAATGTTTACATTCTTTCCAATATCTTCTTTTGGTATAAAAAACTGCGAACATCTGTCCAACTCCGTTACATTTCTGTGATCTAAAAATGTAACACTGTTGACTCCagatagaataatatttttagcaatttCCGCCCCGAAACCATCCAGTCCTATCAAAAGAACTTTAGCAGCTCGCAACCTATGAAAAGTATGGTTAAAAAACGTTCGAGAAAACAATAGCATTCAATTCAAATTCTATATACAAATTACGCTTTCCtgttaaatagcgcgcgcgaagcgcgcgtctgtAGTGTCTAGTCTATTATAAAacacatatgtatgtaaagTACGCATGTAATTGATAAATAGCGAAGAGAAACAAATCACGTCTATGCCAGAAATCTTTCTATAGCCGTGTTAAGCGTATCGCACTTATAATTTACGATTTCATGAAACGCCGGTATCTGTTAGGTTAGATACGAGACTTACCGTTTTTGTGAATCTAAGCCCCACAGACGAAGTTGCCTGTCATATAATTCAGCCTCGTGATCCGTCAGTTCTTCCGTTTGCTTATGATCCAGCATTGCGAtagtttgtttatttaatcacCGCAAAACACCTGCCGAAATCGCCGCcaaaaatatcataagaaTATCTTCGCTATGCAACTGACATGGCGTTGCATGGCGTCCACTTTAGTAGAAAGCGTTCAGAAAATATACCGACTTCGACCAAACCATAGGCCTGTTCGTGTTATGTTCGACTCTGATTAGCACATATTTTAACAATCAAATTGAAAAGCCAATTGTATATTAGGCATATTGTTTTTGAAACTTCTTTagaacgttttattttattatattatctctttttcttctgttgaagaataaaatagggaaaataaatcatacatgAAGTTtagctaaaaagaacaaacTTATTGTATTTTCTGAACGCACTGTCATTAAGAATAGAAATGGGATGGATGAGAGCAGGAAAGGGGGGCGGGGGgggcaataaattttttattaatacgtagTGTGTTGTCAAATTACCAGAAAGACGCGAGAAATAGACGGTATCTCTATTtcgaatttatataaaattctacattttaaaagattacatCAAGCATCGTTCGTTTAACGGCAGTGCGAAGAATCTGTGTGTGCAGGTTAAAGAGGTTATATTAACAAGTTGACAGATTGATCACAGTCGAAACGTACAATAATCGGATGACATACATCAATATCAGTAGAATAATGAGTATCAGTACGTAAATTCACGTTCTAATAATGCATTGTAGCATACActccttttcatttttatagtatttattagTGTAAAACGGAGAAAAAACATCAAACAATCGAGCaaagtgaattttaaaaaattctgctgacaaatgcataaatataaaaacaatagatATAAATGAAGTTAGTAGAGAGTATTTAAATGGTATTTGAAAAGAATCTAAACTTTTTGTAGATTGTCCTTGCGAActttgaattaatataattatttatatatgtagtattatttaatttgtttatcttcTACAAAAggagatttttttaaagaaatatttaattcttttaattattgtagtatatgtactttttcaaattctataatccttttattttaattttcttgcatatatataaagagctatgtttatttaaaaaaataagtcttATTCGActacatattttgatatatgaaTGTTCCAACAAATTGTGAAATGAATCTCGTATACTTGTCTGAATTATCCAGTGCAAAAATTATGAGCTTGTTTACTATACAGTGATCagtattttgacatttttttattatttaccatAGCTCGTACTAACGTTCTCATAAATCGATAAagtaaaagcaattaaatgcCTTAACATTTGGAAAAATTGTTCTACTTTGTTTCTGAATTACtatcaatgaaaaatttgtattatgtgTCTACGAATATTTGAACTGAAGTTGAAATAAAAGCTCATTGAAAAACAACTGACTTGATTGACTCATTTCGAACAGCAAAAGTATTCGATGCTTACTTTCCATTgatattttacagatttttttacatgacaaactttatcatattatgatttacttgatttattttatggaTTCATAAGTTACACGAGCACTCAAATTTGtagttaattaaagttaatttataattgactGCCGCTatcattgaaataaatatagacaATAAACATAATCACAAACTGCTACTGAGAATTATCTTTGCCCTCTTAACCCGAATGTTGTGAAAGCTGACCTTGGCAGGATAAGTGTATCTTTTCCAAGTCTTATAATATCtctatatatacacacacagataaaaactaattatatagaatttattacTCTAATCGCGGTTATTAATCATATGATTGCTTTACTTTagcatttattgttaaaatgtatattattttatctgcttttcataaattcatacaaatttattgtgaaatttatgacagataaacaaatattaaagacAATGAATAAAGCAGAGGAGGAATACGTTGAGAAAACATTCGTCTACAAGTTTCCGACATGTACTACGAATCAAGAATATGTACTGGAAATTCCATTAAAAATACCGTATCACGGCtccataaaagaattaatgtatCGTATAATGTCGTCATTCAAACTACCTTGTTATGTGGAATCGGATTTATTGGAAGCCCTGCAGCAAAATATCAAAGAGCTTACGCTGCAGTTTCATGACGAAAAAGCAGAGAAACTTATCGAAGCTGCCAAAACGGGCAATTTAGATTTAGAggacataattaaaaactgggaGAAAATATACAAGCAGAAGACCGTAGAATATTCTGATCCTATTGGGACCACAGATGAGGAATTATTTGCCGCAGCGTATCACAGATTAGTGCATTCTCCGTCTTTAGAACCAATTCTGCAGGCAGAACATAAATTTGGTCGGGATGTTACTGAAGTAATTCAAATGAGAGATACCGACTATGAGAATCTCACACAAAAGTTAGTAACACCTTACGATTCCTTCTTCTATttctgacatttttaaatatatatctatacttaagaaatatgaaatgtgaaaatatacaaagtcatagaaatgtaaatttcacatttacatttatctaacattttattaattataaagatttcgattaaaaaataaaatcagtttttaaaaaaaagaatcatacGTGAATTCCAGACAAACCGATGAAATGCGCGTTGCCGTCGAGACTCTCGAAGCAGGATCCACCGAAAAGTCCATAAACGACATGGCTGGTCGTCATTTCGAAGAACAAAGTCTACTGCAAGGTTACTGGGGATCCAAAATTGACGCTTTGAGATTGGATCAACG
Above is a window of Monomorium pharaonis isolate MP-MQ-018 chromosome 10, ASM1337386v2, whole genome shotgun sequence DNA encoding:
- the LOC105838543 gene encoding SUMO-activating enzyme subunit 1, with protein sequence MLDHKQTEELTDHEAELYDRQLRLWGLDSQKRLRAAKVLLIGLDGFGAEIAKNIILSGVNSVTFLDHRNVTELDRCSQFFIPKEDIGKNKAEASLERAQNLNPMVNISADSDKVDEKPDEYFGQFDIVCAMHCTITQLKRINRACRNQKVKFFAGDVWGALGYVFIDLQEHEYVEDVPKTNKVTVPEGGDSIGKEKIETIIVNKKCTDTFVPFEFILNAPKTSLVREEEIYYMMLILLNYREKYGEDPLPSERGCENLKNEAAAIIKKYELGDKIDHLVESDLYAQLSPACSVIGGVMAQEIIKAASQKHAPLNNLFTFNPDTSCGVILKLGY